One part of the Acidobacteriota bacterium genome encodes these proteins:
- a CDS encoding bifunctional precorrin-2 dehydrogenase/sirohydrochlorin ferrochelatase has product MSYVVNLVVQDRPALVVGAGAVAARKIAALVDAKARVTVVAPRMCDAVHRLELDGHVRVEHRLFEPGDTRGAFLVVAATDDDRVNRQVAAEARAAGALVNVVDRPALCAFTVPAVVRRGDLTLAVATEGRCPSLARAIREQLERQYGPEYAEAVTRLADLRQRLIAAGWSSSRIRAAVSAVIGDGLVEAIASGDQARSDRLLTNLLVDAGDVAVAHDG; this is encoded by the coding sequence ATGAGCTATGTGGTGAATCTCGTCGTGCAGGACCGTCCTGCCCTTGTCGTCGGCGCCGGCGCCGTCGCGGCCCGGAAGATCGCGGCGCTCGTGGACGCGAAGGCACGCGTCACGGTGGTCGCCCCGAGGATGTGCGACGCCGTCCACCGGCTCGAACTGGACGGGCATGTGCGAGTCGAGCACCGGCTTTTCGAGCCCGGCGATACGCGCGGGGCATTTCTGGTCGTCGCCGCCACCGACGATGACCGAGTCAACCGGCAGGTGGCCGCGGAGGCCCGCGCCGCGGGAGCCCTCGTCAATGTCGTCGATCGCCCCGCGCTATGCGCTTTCACCGTGCCGGCCGTCGTCCGCCGTGGAGACCTCACGCTCGCGGTGGCGACCGAGGGCCGATGTCCGTCGCTGGCCCGCGCGATCCGGGAGCAACTCGAGCGCCAGTACGGACCGGAGTATGCCGAGGCCGTCACGCGCCTGGCCGATCTGCGACAGCGCCTGATCGCCGCCGGGTGGTCATCCTCCCGGATCAGGGCCGCCGTGTCGGCCGTGATCGGCGATGGGCTGGTCGAGGCGATCGCCTCCGGCGACCAGGCCCGTTCGGACCGCTTGCTGACCAACCTGCTTGTCGACGCCGGCGATGTCGCCGTCGCGCACGACGGCTGA
- a CDS encoding adenylate kinase — protein sequence MNVILLGPPGAGKGTQAAAIVEHCHVPHVSTGDIIRDAIARNTPRGREFRCFSDTGRLVPDDLVNEVVADRLVYPDCDAGFLLDGYPRTIEQACTLDMVLERRSRSLDHVILLDVADAILIERITGRRSDPVTRRVFHLRFDPPPPEIAGRLVQRHDDTAEVLTRRLAEYHQKTDALVPYYERLGLLRRVDGTGRVDEVRQRTLSVLGQAPVRARAAASQVGADS from the coding sequence ATGAACGTGATTCTGCTTGGACCGCCGGGCGCGGGGAAGGGTACACAGGCTGCGGCCATCGTGGAGCATTGCCACGTGCCGCACGTGTCGACCGGGGACATCATCCGAGACGCGATCGCCAGGAACACGCCGCGCGGACGAGAGTTCCGGTGCTTTTCCGACACGGGCCGACTGGTGCCTGACGATCTGGTGAACGAGGTTGTCGCTGACCGTCTGGTCTATCCCGATTGCGACGCGGGTTTCCTGCTCGACGGCTACCCGCGAACCATCGAACAGGCGTGTACGCTCGATATGGTGCTCGAACGCCGCAGTCGCTCGCTCGACCATGTCATACTGCTCGACGTGGCCGACGCAATCCTCATCGAACGCATCACAGGTCGACGGTCCGATCCGGTGACCCGGCGGGTGTTTCATCTGCGTTTCGATCCGCCGCCACCTGAAATTGCCGGCCGTCTCGTTCAGCGGCATGACGATACCGCGGAGGTGCTGACGCGGCGGCTTGCCGAGTACCATCAGAAGACCGACGCGCTGGTGCCCTACTACGAGCGGCTGGGCCTGTTGAGGCGGGTCGACGGCACGGGCCGGGTCGACGAGGTTCGGCAGCGTACGCTGTCGGTGCTGGGCCAGGCACCGGTGCGCGCGCGCGCAGCGGCTTCCCAGGTCGGCGCCGATTCTTGA
- a CDS encoding response regulator, giving the protein MTARPRVLIVDDERIVCDRIGAELERLGLDVETDVDSTAALRRISERPFSLVITDIKMRGPTGIDLMHFVRENYPATKVIVITGFATKETAREALKGGAVDFIPKPFKMRYLRDLVLRILGPAGEGGSDPR; this is encoded by the coding sequence ATGACAGCGAGACCGCGCGTCCTCATCGTCGACGATGAGCGAATCGTGTGCGATCGGATCGGAGCGGAACTCGAGCGCCTGGGGCTGGACGTGGAGACCGATGTTGACAGCACCGCCGCCTTGAGACGGATCTCCGAGCGACCCTTCAGTCTGGTGATCACCGACATCAAGATGCGCGGTCCAACCGGGATCGACCTCATGCACTTCGTCAGAGAGAATTACCCGGCCACCAAGGTGATCGTCATCACCGGGTTTGCCACCAAGGAAACGGCACGAGAGGCACTCAAGGGAGGCGCGGTAGACTTCATCCCGAAGCCATTCAAGATGCGGTACCTCCGCGATCTGGTGCTGCGCATCCTCGGCCCGGCTGGTGAAGGCGGCAGCGATCCGCGCTAG
- a CDS encoding cytidylate kinase family protein: protein MPVITISRGSFSGGKMLGECLADRLGYRCIDRDVIVARAAAYGVPQEALRDALSKPPSFWDRFRHTKYVYLTLIQAALTEEVRAGQAVYHGNAGHLLLRGVSHVLRTRIIAPMPFRVSAVQDRLTMSESDALAHIQKMDQDRQKWTQYLYGVDWGDPSLYDLVLNLESLDIQAACTIIGQMAAERCFAETAESQAAMEDLTLASRVRASLAVANRTSTLEVEVSARGGAVTITGKLPTADRAADLQAIVRQVPGVTDVQLNVFTLSDV, encoded by the coding sequence ATGCCAGTGATCACGATTTCACGAGGCTCATTCAGCGGGGGCAAGATGCTCGGCGAATGTCTCGCCGACAGGCTCGGATACCGATGCATCGACCGCGACGTGATCGTCGCGCGTGCAGCCGCCTACGGCGTTCCGCAGGAAGCGTTGCGGGATGCCCTGTCGAAGCCGCCGTCGTTCTGGGATCGCTTTCGACACACGAAGTATGTCTACCTCACCCTGATCCAGGCCGCGCTCACCGAGGAAGTGCGGGCCGGCCAGGCGGTCTATCACGGGAACGCCGGCCATCTCCTTCTGCGCGGTGTCAGTCACGTGCTTCGGACGCGCATCATTGCGCCCATGCCTTTCCGAGTGTCTGCGGTGCAGGATCGCCTCACGATGAGCGAATCCGACGCGCTCGCGCACATTCAGAAGATGGATCAGGATCGACAGAAATGGACCCAGTACCTGTACGGCGTCGATTGGGGTGATCCGTCCCTCTACGATCTCGTGCTGAACCTCGAATCGCTCGACATCCAGGCTGCCTGCACCATCATCGGTCAGATGGCCGCCGAGCGGTGTTTCGCGGAAACAGCCGAGAGCCAGGCGGCGATGGAAGACCTGACGCTTGCCAGCCGCGTCCGGGCCAGTCTGGCGGTGGCGAACCGCACATCGACCCTCGAGGTGGAGGTCAGCGCGCGCGGCGGGGCAGTCACGATCACCGGCAAGCTTCCGACGGCCGACCGGGCGGCCGACCTCCAGGCGATTGTCCGGCAGGTGCCCGGCGTGACCGATGTGCAGCTGAACGTCTTCACGCTGTCCGACGTCTGA
- the cobA gene encoding uroporphyrinogen-III C-methyltransferase, with amino-acid sequence MPAGTVYLVGAGPGHPDLLTLRAAALLQIADVIVYDRLIQPAVLDLASPAAERIFMGKRPDGPESQQDDIHTVLLRKSNEGKTVVRLKGGDPFMFGRGGEEAEFLAGHGVPFEVVPGVSSALAAPLRAGIPVTHRGVASSVAFVTGHEANDDVSGLDWPALARMHTLVFMMAVGNVRRIAARLIEDGRLASTPVAIIKSAYWDTEQIVTSTLDAIADEVDRLGIQPPATLVVGDVVRLRRKLAGTRMLPKSESL; translated from the coding sequence ATGCCAGCCGGAACCGTCTACTTGGTTGGCGCAGGACCTGGACATCCTGATCTGCTCACCCTGAGAGCCGCCGCGCTCCTGCAGATCGCAGACGTCATTGTCTACGACCGCCTCATTCAGCCGGCGGTACTCGATCTGGCAAGTCCGGCCGCTGAGCGCATCTTCATGGGCAAACGGCCCGATGGTCCCGAGTCGCAGCAGGACGACATTCACACGGTGCTGCTCCGGAAGTCGAACGAAGGAAAGACCGTCGTCAGGCTGAAAGGCGGCGACCCTTTCATGTTCGGCCGCGGCGGCGAGGAAGCGGAGTTCCTGGCAGGACACGGCGTGCCCTTCGAGGTGGTGCCGGGCGTGTCCTCCGCGTTGGCCGCGCCGTTGCGGGCGGGCATTCCTGTCACCCACCGAGGCGTGGCCTCTTCTGTGGCGTTTGTCACTGGCCACGAGGCCAACGACGACGTATCGGGCCTGGACTGGCCCGCCCTGGCACGGATGCACACGCTGGTGTTCATGATGGCGGTCGGCAACGTGCGCCGGATCGCGGCGCGCCTGATCGAAGACGGCCGCCTCGCGTCTACGCCTGTTGCGATCATCAAGTCGGCGTACTGGGACACTGAACAGATCGTCACCTCGACGCTCGACGCGATTGCCGACGAGGTAGATCGCTTGGGGATTCAACCTCCGGCCACGTTGGTCGTTGGCGATGTCGTGCGGTTGCGCCGGAAGCTGGCCGGCACGCGGATGCTGCCGAAATCGGAGTCCCTGTGA
- a CDS encoding response regulator yields the protein MVRLAALFRLRRTHGRDALRARFDHFTHLLSMDNRTLELIAGAEESLGGEYLFDKQYLCTLESDLAEAVLSTIRDLAAMSDNRYPGLAVAWEQIRARVRSSLGCDAGSHDDRLVIGLEQIRSEHADTVGEKSARLGEIAHRVGLRVPPGFAITARACQMLLDDRRLASRLHAVDGHDPEVASRDLVEAILELPPPRAVVVAIRRALAAFDRGTRFSVRSSAIGEDREHSFAGQFDTRLNVASKGVVRAWQEVVASLFSPRAIDYRRRLGMPHRQASMAVACLTMVPAEASGVIYTMNPADPDDPTMLVTAAYGLGVTVVEGTGSADTFRVSRTQIPRVMHTNVVSKLQMVAPADAGGVATVDVAPARRTSPALTAQQVVALASAALQIERHMKCPQDIEWAMTPDRELQILQARPLRLTRPPARLAEAVSAVLRERPMLLDGAGTVACRGVGAGPVSIVASDADGKTFQPGHVLVTKYATPRLAPLVPIASAVVTEVGAITGHMATVAREFRIPTLVGVAGATTRLRPGMEVTVDANDAAIYEGRVEALLQYEVLEGRSCTESPEFQALRRALHHIAPLSLTDPDAPDFVPEACRTYHDIIRFAHERALDELARLDEVRLRDCPKWVHRLELDVPLDLRVIDLGGALVRDALPARITPDMIASEPLRLLLRGVMTPGVWATSAADMDLEGFMASATRGTAMMLPGAVPVPRNVAIASAHYVNVNLRVGYHFNVIDAYLGDGPESSRIVFRFIGGVTDVTRRTRRARVLAAILLHHDFQVEQKGELVIARLGGVPRSLVEDRLSMLGRLVGFTRQLDIFLRADNVVEVMVDRFLKGQFEPVLEGVRGDQGMADTINVLVLDDETTVCQRLKDHLEARGMSVETYLDSRTAISRLTERQFHVVVTDLKMSGPTGLDVLVAVKQYSLPTEVIIITGYRSIEALRGAEAVGAFGFLDKPFRLEDLEAMVKQAAKKAKRWLPEHRTRETL from the coding sequence ATGGTCAGGCTGGCCGCCCTGTTCCGGCTTCGACGGACCCACGGCCGGGATGCGCTTCGCGCACGGTTCGATCACTTCACTCACCTCCTGTCGATGGACAACAGGACCCTGGAGCTCATCGCGGGCGCAGAAGAATCACTCGGGGGCGAGTACCTCTTCGACAAGCAGTACCTGTGCACGCTTGAATCCGATCTGGCAGAGGCGGTGCTCAGCACGATTCGGGATCTGGCAGCCATGTCGGACAACCGGTACCCGGGGCTGGCGGTCGCGTGGGAACAGATCCGCGCCCGCGTCCGGTCGAGCCTGGGGTGCGATGCGGGTTCTCACGATGATCGCCTCGTGATCGGCCTCGAACAGATTCGCAGCGAGCACGCCGACACGGTTGGAGAGAAGTCCGCGAGGCTCGGCGAGATCGCCCATCGCGTGGGACTGCGCGTGCCGCCTGGGTTCGCCATCACGGCCCGCGCGTGCCAGATGCTGCTCGACGATCGCAGGCTCGCAAGTCGGCTGCACGCGGTCGACGGCCACGACCCCGAGGTGGCTTCGAGGGACCTGGTCGAGGCCATCCTCGAACTTCCGCCTCCTCGCGCCGTCGTCGTGGCCATCCGCCGCGCGCTGGCGGCGTTCGATCGTGGAACGAGATTCTCGGTGCGCAGCAGTGCCATCGGTGAAGACCGCGAACACAGCTTCGCCGGGCAGTTCGACACGCGGCTGAACGTCGCGAGCAAGGGTGTCGTGCGCGCGTGGCAAGAGGTCGTCGCCAGCCTGTTCTCCCCGCGTGCCATCGACTACCGGAGGCGCCTCGGAATGCCGCATCGTCAGGCCAGCATGGCGGTGGCGTGTCTGACGATGGTGCCGGCAGAAGCAAGCGGCGTCATCTATACGATGAACCCGGCGGATCCCGACGACCCAACCATGCTGGTCACGGCGGCGTACGGCCTCGGCGTAACGGTGGTCGAAGGCACGGGCAGCGCCGACACGTTTCGGGTATCGCGTACGCAGATCCCGCGCGTGATGCACACGAACGTCGTGTCCAAGCTGCAGATGGTCGCCCCCGCAGACGCCGGGGGGGTCGCCACCGTCGACGTCGCGCCAGCCAGGCGCACCTCGCCAGCGCTGACGGCCCAACAAGTCGTGGCCCTGGCGAGCGCGGCGCTCCAGATCGAGCGCCACATGAAGTGCCCGCAGGACATCGAATGGGCGATGACGCCTGACAGAGAATTGCAAATCCTGCAGGCCCGGCCGCTCCGGCTGACCCGGCCGCCGGCCCGACTCGCGGAAGCGGTGTCGGCGGTGCTGCGTGAGCGGCCCATGCTGCTCGATGGCGCCGGCACCGTCGCCTGCCGCGGTGTCGGAGCCGGACCGGTCAGCATCGTTGCCAGCGATGCCGATGGCAAGACGTTTCAGCCCGGCCATGTGCTCGTGACGAAATACGCCACGCCGCGCCTGGCGCCGCTGGTGCCGATCGCGAGCGCTGTTGTCACCGAGGTCGGCGCGATCACCGGCCACATGGCGACCGTCGCCCGTGAATTCCGAATCCCGACGCTCGTCGGCGTGGCCGGAGCCACCACCAGACTCCGGCCGGGCATGGAAGTGACCGTCGATGCCAACGACGCCGCTATCTATGAGGGCCGGGTCGAAGCACTGTTGCAGTACGAGGTGCTGGAAGGGCGCTCCTGCACCGAGAGTCCCGAATTTCAGGCGCTACGACGTGCGCTGCACCACATCGCCCCGCTGTCGCTGACCGACCCCGACGCGCCGGACTTCGTCCCTGAAGCCTGCCGGACCTACCACGACATCATCCGGTTCGCCCACGAGCGGGCACTCGATGAACTGGCCAGGCTCGACGAGGTGCGGCTGCGCGATTGTCCGAAGTGGGTACACCGGCTGGAACTGGACGTGCCGCTCGATCTGCGGGTCATCGACCTCGGGGGCGCGCTCGTGCGGGACGCCCTGCCGGCGCGCATCACGCCGGACATGATCGCGTCCGAGCCCCTCCGCCTGCTGCTGCGGGGCGTGATGACCCCGGGAGTCTGGGCGACCTCGGCTGCAGACATGGACCTCGAGGGGTTCATGGCTAGCGCAACACGGGGCACAGCCATGATGCTGCCCGGCGCTGTGCCGGTGCCTCGCAATGTGGCCATCGCCTCGGCCCACTACGTGAACGTCAATCTGAGGGTGGGCTACCACTTCAACGTGATCGACGCCTACTTGGGGGATGGCCCGGAGAGTTCGCGCATCGTGTTTCGCTTCATCGGCGGCGTGACCGACGTGACGCGGCGCACCCGCCGGGCACGCGTGCTGGCCGCCATCCTCCTGCACCACGACTTCCAGGTCGAGCAGAAGGGCGAGCTTGTTATCGCCCGCCTCGGGGGCGTTCCCCGGTCGCTGGTCGAAGACCGTCTTTCGATGCTCGGCCGGCTTGTCGGATTCACCCGTCAGCTGGACATTTTCCTTCGTGCCGACAACGTGGTCGAGGTGATGGTCGATCGGTTTCTGAAGGGGCAGTTTGAGCCGGTCCTCGAAGGTGTGAGAGGAGATCAGGGCATGGCAGACACGATCAACGTGCTGGTGTTGGACGACGAGACGACGGTGTGCCAGCGGCTGAAGGACCACTTGGAGGCACGCGGCATGTCGGTGGAAACGTACCTCGACAGCCGGACGGCAATCTCGCGCTTGACGGAACGGCAATTCCACGTGGTGGTGACTGACCTCAAGATGAGCGGCCCCACGGGGCTCGACGTGTTGGTGGCAGTCAAACAGTACAGCCTGCCCACCGAGGTCATCATCATCACCGGCTACCGTTCGATTGAAGCGCTTCGGGGAGCGGAGGCCGTAGGGGCCTTCGGTTTTCTCGACAAGCCGTTTCGGCTGGAAGACCTCGAGGCGATGGTGAAACAGGCCGCGAAGAAGGCCAAGCGCTGGCTGCCGGAACACCGTACCAGGGAGACCCTATGA
- a CDS encoding TIGR02186 family protein, protein MVALLVGMLVWPAASSAAAEAGAIVVAPDHVTVNLFYNGSDLHIRVQLPANAGAAVRLTGLSGRVELKQKGKVAGILWMNVADVDLDGVPIIYYLLTSAPLRDMAPPRELATWKLGSEALLPDESPGGPYRDQFVKLKQRDGLYRVLEGALTKTGGGEGGSAVFEGTLSLPAKIPPGTWQVELFGFEHGHVARLAAVPLTIEYAGVVRAMHGLAMDHGTVYGWMSVVIAIAVGLLTGVLFSTKSQKGH, encoded by the coding sequence CGTGGCACCCGACCACGTAACCGTCAATCTCTTCTACAACGGCAGCGACCTCCATATTCGGGTCCAGCTCCCGGCCAACGCCGGCGCCGCCGTGCGTCTGACTGGCCTCTCTGGCCGTGTGGAACTCAAACAGAAGGGTAAGGTGGCCGGCATCCTGTGGATGAACGTCGCCGACGTCGACCTGGACGGTGTGCCGATCATCTACTATCTCCTGACAAGCGCTCCGCTTCGCGACATGGCGCCGCCTCGCGAACTTGCGACCTGGAAGCTGGGCAGCGAAGCGCTCCTGCCAGACGAGTCGCCCGGGGGACCGTACCGTGACCAGTTCGTGAAGCTCAAGCAGCGGGACGGCCTGTACCGGGTGCTGGAAGGCGCCCTCACGAAGACGGGTGGGGGCGAGGGTGGCAGCGCGGTATTCGAGGGCACGCTGTCACTACCCGCCAAGATTCCGCCAGGCACCTGGCAGGTCGAACTGTTCGGGTTCGAGCACGGGCATGTGGCGCGGCTCGCGGCGGTTCCCCTGACCATTGAGTACGCGGGCGTCGTCCGCGCCATGCACGGCTTGGCCATGGACCATGGAACCGTCTATGGGTGGATGTCCGTCGTGATTGCCATCGCCGTCGGACTGCTGACGGGGGTGCTGTTCAGCACGAAGTCCCAGAAGGGGCACTGA
- a CDS encoding DsrE family protein codes for MGITMVLNDTPYGSERPYAALRLADAMLALDEHLELTVCLLGDAVWCAKQGQQTPEGFYNIGRMLRPVLRRGLVLVCETCMAARGLQAQDLLEGCKQARLGEVGMMVLDAEKVLTF; via the coding sequence ATGGGAATCACAATGGTACTGAACGACACCCCGTACGGAAGTGAACGCCCGTACGCGGCGCTGCGTCTCGCCGACGCGATGCTGGCGCTCGATGAGCATCTCGAACTGACGGTCTGCCTGCTCGGCGACGCCGTGTGGTGCGCGAAACAGGGGCAGCAGACACCCGAGGGGTTCTACAACATCGGCCGCATGCTGCGTCCAGTGTTGCGGCGCGGCCTGGTGCTCGTCTGTGAAACCTGCATGGCCGCTCGAGGGCTGCAGGCCCAGGACCTGCTTGAGGGATGCAAACAGGCCAGACTCGGTGAAGTCGGCATGATGGTGCTTGACGCCGAAAAAGTGCTGACGTTCTGA
- a CDS encoding Rrf2 family transcriptional regulator produces the protein MLSAKAKYGLKALLSLAMEPQSRPALGAVIAAREDIPKKFLEQILLELKHRGLLQTKRGRHGGYLLTRDPAEITVGQIIRALDGPIAPIPCVSQSAYVKCDECKDETTCGIRLVMKQVRDAMARILDTATLADVVRMIAAASKPSDVVAPPASTKAKRPEPEGQTVHFRKLRGKLRR, from the coding sequence ATGCTATCGGCAAAGGCGAAATACGGGCTGAAAGCCCTCTTGAGTCTGGCGATGGAGCCACAGTCGCGTCCCGCCCTCGGTGCGGTGATCGCGGCACGGGAGGACATCCCGAAGAAGTTTCTCGAACAAATCCTGCTGGAACTGAAACATCGGGGGTTGCTCCAGACCAAGCGGGGCCGGCACGGGGGCTACCTGTTGACGCGCGACCCCGCCGAGATCACCGTCGGCCAGATCATCCGGGCGCTGGACGGTCCGATTGCGCCCATTCCCTGTGTATCCCAGTCGGCGTACGTGAAGTGCGACGAGTGCAAGGACGAAACGACGTGCGGAATCCGTCTCGTCATGAAGCAGGTCCGGGACGCCATGGCGAGAATCCTTGATACGGCAACGCTCGCCGATGTCGTCCGGATGATCGCGGCGGCTTCCAAGCCCTCAGACGTCGTGGCGCCTCCGGCGTCGACCAAGGCCAAACGTCCCGAGCCTGAGGGGCAGACCGTGCACTTCCGGAAACTTCGAGGAAAGCTCAGGCGATAG